One Pantoea eucalypti genomic region harbors:
- the mlc gene encoding ROK family transcriptional regulator produces the protein MNPDSQPGHIDQIKQTNAGVVYRLIDRYGPISRIELSRRAQLAPASITKIVREMLDAHLVQETEYQDPGSRGRPAIGLILDTDAWHYLAIRLHRGAMTFTLRDLSSRALAEDSLPLPDESAQPLLSALIEQVDAFFIRHQKKLERLTAIAITLPGLINAASGVVHRLPGYAVRDMPLGDALAARTGLAVFVQHDISAWTLAESLFGASRGAQDVIQIVIDETVGAGVISGGQLLHKSGRALVEIGHTQIDPYGQQCYCGNHGCLETVASTGSLLALAAQRLPAQPDSLLNNQPLTLQSLCAAAQSGDRLARDTIASVGHHVGRILAMMVNIFNPQHILIGSPLNAAADVLFPAVSNTILQQSLPAYSASIELAPTEFSEPGTLGGAALIKDALYNGHLLVKLLQG, from the coding sequence GTGAATCCGGACAGTCAACCTGGCCACATTGACCAGATTAAGCAGACCAATGCAGGTGTCGTATATCGATTAATTGATCGCTACGGTCCCATTTCGCGTATCGAACTTTCCCGCCGTGCCCAGCTCGCGCCGGCCAGCATCACCAAAATTGTGCGTGAAATGCTGGATGCGCATCTGGTGCAGGAGACCGAGTACCAGGACCCCGGCAGTCGTGGCCGTCCGGCGATTGGCCTGATACTGGACACCGATGCCTGGCACTATCTGGCGATTCGGTTGCATCGCGGCGCAATGACCTTCACGCTGCGCGATCTCAGCAGTCGGGCGCTGGCAGAAGACAGCCTGCCGCTGCCTGATGAATCTGCTCAGCCATTACTCTCCGCGCTAATAGAACAGGTCGATGCTTTTTTCATTCGTCATCAAAAGAAGCTGGAACGCCTGACGGCTATCGCTATCACCCTGCCAGGACTGATTAACGCCGCCTCAGGCGTGGTGCATCGTTTGCCAGGTTATGCGGTACGCGATATGCCGCTGGGCGATGCGCTGGCAGCGCGAACCGGCTTAGCGGTGTTTGTGCAGCACGACATTTCAGCCTGGACGCTGGCGGAATCGCTGTTTGGCGCCTCACGCGGTGCGCAGGACGTTATTCAGATTGTGATTGATGAAACCGTCGGTGCTGGCGTGATCAGTGGCGGTCAGCTGCTGCACAAAAGTGGCAGGGCACTGGTCGAAATCGGCCATACCCAGATAGACCCTTATGGTCAGCAGTGCTACTGCGGTAATCATGGCTGTCTGGAGACAGTAGCCAGTACCGGCAGTCTGCTCGCGCTGGCAGCGCAGCGTCTGCCAGCCCAGCCTGACAGCCTGCTCAACAACCAGCCGTTGACGCTTCAGTCACTGTGCGCGGCCGCGCAATCGGGCGACCGTCTGGCGCGCGACACCATTGCCAGCGTCGGGCACCACGTTGGCCGGATCCTGGCGATGATGGTCAACATCTTCAATCCACAACATATTCTTATAGGTTCTCCGCTCAATGCCGCCGCTGATGTGCTGTTTCCGGCGGTCAGCAATACGATTCTGCAGCAGTCACTGCCCGCTTACAGCGCGAGTATTGAGCTGGCACCCACTGAATTTAGCGAGCCAGGGACACTGGGCGGTGCCGCGCTAATCAAAGACGCCCTCTATAACGGACATCTGTTAGTGAAGTTGTTGCAAGGTTAA
- the bioD gene encoding dethiobiotin synthase: MNRLFVTGTDTAVGKTVVSRALLQSFIQTGHSAVGYKPIARCAVKTPDGLRNKDAQVLQSASSIDLPYQAINPLVFQEEEICTHPAQIIDYGLLTQGLTRLMQQASRVVVEGTGGWRSLMNDGRPLSCWVVEQQLPVVLVVGIQSGCISHALLTAEAIAQDGLPLLGWVGNRINPGLAHYSDIIGILREKIGAPLLGELPYLPRAEQRDLTPYIDISLLEPDSLHAVSAKIA; this comes from the coding sequence GTGAACAGATTATTTGTTACCGGCACCGATACCGCAGTGGGCAAAACGGTGGTGTCACGCGCCCTGTTGCAAAGTTTTATACAGACCGGACACAGTGCAGTCGGCTATAAGCCTATCGCGCGATGTGCGGTTAAAACCCCGGATGGCCTGCGTAACAAAGATGCACAGGTTCTGCAAAGCGCGTCCTCCATCGACTTGCCTTATCAGGCAATCAATCCGCTGGTTTTCCAGGAAGAGGAGATCTGCACCCATCCCGCGCAGATCATCGACTATGGGTTGCTGACTCAGGGCTTAACCCGCCTGATGCAGCAGGCCAGTCGCGTGGTCGTTGAGGGCACAGGCGGCTGGCGCAGCCTGATGAACGATGGCCGTCCGCTCTCCTGCTGGGTCGTTGAGCAGCAACTGCCGGTGGTGCTGGTGGTCGGCATCCAGTCGGGCTGTATCAGTCACGCCTTGTTGACGGCAGAAGCAATTGCGCAGGATGGTCTCCCGCTGCTGGGCTGGGTAGGCAATCGTATTAACCCAGGACTGGCGCACTACAGCGACATTATCGGGATTCTGCGCGAAAAAATCGGCGCACCGCTGCTGGGCGAACTGCCTTATTTACCGCGTGCCGAACAACGCGACCTCACACCTTATATCGATATTTCCCTGCTGGAGCCGGACAGTTTGCACGCTGTGAGTGCAAAGATCGCCTGA
- a CDS encoding nucleobase:cation symporter-2 family protein, producing the protein MWHSHEKGLLYGLEARIGPAPAFLAALQHLLASVVGIITPPLIIGSVLGLNAYIPYLISMSLFVSGLGTFMQARRFYGIGAGMICLQGTSFAFLGVILSGGLMVKGRGGSPEEIMAMLFGCNLVAALIPILISRCVGSLRKVLTPVVTGTVITLIGISLIKVSITDWAGGHNATDFGSPGNLALGALTLLVIVALNRSRNRWARLVAVVAGIAVGCVAAVLTGHLQLHVAPESSWMVLPAFFRFGFAFDWTIFLPIALVSVIAVIEAVGDLTANCLISQQPIAGKPFQQRLQGGIVADGLSCVLAAVFSAFPNTTFAQNNGVIQMTGVASRYVGMLLGIMLALLGLFPFVGSLLQQIPPPVLGGATIVMFGSVVAAGIRVMTQTPLGRREMLIVAISFGIGLGVEAVPEVLKQFPPLINSLFGHAVTTGGILAIMLNLVLPDEASAVEEVEAETLTES; encoded by the coding sequence ATGTGGCATTCGCACGAGAAAGGTTTGTTATATGGGCTTGAGGCCCGCATTGGTCCCGCCCCGGCGTTTCTGGCCGCATTGCAACATCTGCTCGCCAGCGTAGTGGGGATTATCACGCCACCGCTGATTATTGGTTCAGTTCTGGGATTAAATGCCTACATTCCTTATCTGATAAGCATGTCGCTGTTTGTTTCAGGGTTAGGCACTTTTATGCAGGCCAGACGCTTTTATGGCATTGGCGCGGGCATGATCTGCCTGCAGGGCACCAGTTTCGCGTTTCTCGGTGTGATTCTCTCCGGTGGGCTGATGGTGAAAGGGCGCGGCGGATCGCCAGAAGAGATTATGGCGATGTTGTTTGGCTGCAACCTGGTGGCAGCGCTGATTCCGATTCTGATTAGCCGCTGTGTGGGCTCACTGCGCAAAGTCCTGACGCCGGTTGTGACCGGCACAGTGATTACTCTCATCGGCATCAGCCTGATCAAGGTGAGCATCACCGACTGGGCTGGCGGTCACAACGCCACAGATTTTGGTTCGCCGGGGAATCTGGCGCTGGGAGCGCTGACGCTGCTGGTGATTGTGGCGCTTAACCGTTCGCGCAACCGCTGGGCAAGGCTGGTGGCAGTGGTGGCCGGCATCGCGGTGGGATGCGTGGCGGCAGTCTTAACCGGACATTTACAACTGCACGTCGCGCCGGAGAGCAGCTGGATGGTACTGCCAGCCTTCTTCCGGTTTGGTTTCGCCTTTGACTGGACTATCTTTCTGCCGATTGCACTCGTGTCGGTCATCGCCGTAATTGAAGCCGTTGGGGATCTCACGGCCAACTGCCTGATTTCACAGCAGCCCATCGCGGGCAAGCCTTTTCAGCAGCGGCTGCAGGGCGGTATTGTCGCTGATGGCCTGAGCTGTGTGCTGGCGGCGGTTTTCTCCGCCTTTCCTAACACCACGTTTGCGCAAAATAATGGGGTTATCCAGATGACGGGCGTTGCCAGTCGTTACGTAGGCATGCTCTTAGGCATTATGCTGGCGCTACTGGGGCTTTTTCCTTTTGTTGGCTCGCTGCTGCAGCAGATCCCGCCGCCAGTCCTTGGCGGAGCCACTATTGTGATGTTTGGCAGCGTCGTCGCTGCGGGTATCCGGGTGATGACACAGACGCCGCTGGGCCGCCGTGAGATGCTGATTGTCGCAATTTCATTCGGGATTGGTCTTGGCGTGGAAGCGGTGCCGGAGGTACTGAAGCAGTTCCCACCGCTAATTAACAGTCTGTTTGGTCATGCGGTAACGACCGGCGGTATTCTGGCGATTATGCTCAATCTGGTACTGCCAGACGAGGCATCTGCCGTGGAAGAGGTTGAGGCGGAAACACTGACTGAAAGTTAA